Genomic segment of Coprothermobacter sp.:
CCGACGGTTCTCCTCGCTGGAACGGACAAATGCCTTCACGAGCCGCATGCCGGCCAGGTTCTCCTGCAGGACGGTGTTCAGGCGGTCCAGCTTTGCCTGGACGCGCAGGAAGATGGGCTGAGCCCTGGTGGACAGCACAACGATCATCGCGCCGGTCACCACCAAGAGTGCCACGACCCAGACCGCGAGGCGCGGGCTGGTGACCAGCATGAGCACGATGCTGCCAAGCATCATCAGCGGTGCGCGGGTCATGATGCGCAGTCCCATCTGGACGGTCTGTTGCACGCGGTTGACGTCGCTGGTCAGGTTGGTCATGAGTGCACCCGTGCGGTGGTCGTCGAGGTTGTCGAAACTGAAGCCCTGGATGTTGCGGAAGGTCGCCGCACGGACATCGGTCCCAAATCCGAGGGCCACGTCGACCGAGTAGCGCGTGTTGACGATGGAGACGACGGCGCCCAGCGCCGAGACGGCCAGCATGATGCCCATCGTCATCAGGACAGCGCGCATGTCTCCCTTCGCAATGCCATTGTCGACGATGGCCTGGATGAGACGCGGAACTGCCAGATCAGTGAGGATGGAAACGGTCAGTGCAACCAGTGCTATAGTGGCCTTGTGTCGATACGGCTTTAGGTACCTGAGGATTTTCATGAGGTTAGACATCTGGCGTTCCCTTCGGCTTCATCAGCCCGTACAGCAGGAGGTCGGCCGTCACATGCGCCGCGCGCTCCCGTACTCCTGGATCTTCGGAGCTCCCGGTATGCCGCAGCAACGGCATCATGGAGGCCATGAGCGCGCCGATGAGTGCCTGTGCAGCGTACACAGGATCCATCGGTCGGAGCCATCCGGCTGCGATGCCACGTTCCATGAGGCCTGCGACCCGGATGACCGTCTCGTGCATATGACCCGCCTGATACTGGCGGAACAGCTCGTCGTCCGTCCACGCCTCCTTGATGATCGTACGTATCCAGGGTTGTTCGGGACCAGGTTCCAACACGGCCCGCTCAATGAGATGGACGAACCCCTCACGGTCGGTCATGCCTTCAGCTTCCACCATCAGACGGTCCACGGGGGTTGGAGAACGGGAGATGATGGCGACCAGGATGTCGCGCTTGCTGCTGAAGTAGTTGTAGAGACTGCCTTCGGCCATGTCGGCCGCCGCCGCGATTTCCCTGGTCGTCGCCTGCGCATATCCCTTGGTAGCGAACACCGAAGCCGCCGCCTGAAGGATTTCCTCCTGCCGGCGCTCAACGCGTCGTTCCCGCCGCGCAAGACCGTCCTGTTGGTTCAGATCATCAGCCATCCCTAGACTCCCTTCTGAATCCATACTCATTTTATGAGCGTCTGCTCATTAGTCTGCCATTATAGACGCAAATCAGTTCTGTACTAACCATTGGAGTACGAAGGTCCTTCACGGATGACGCCGAACCTTGAGAGACCAGGTCTGAACGTCATGCCGGACTGGCAAGACACGTGTTCCGGTGAACCATCAGGCGGGAGCGCACAATGGTTGACAACCCCTTCCTGTGGATCGCCGTCGGCCACCTTGCACAGCACCCGTTCTCCGTCATAATGGGAACGATATGGAGAAGAAACCATGGCGCGAGAACAATCGTGGTGATGAGGCTGGGATGAGCGACAGGAACGTGCCGGTCACGGAGGATACAGCAAACGACCAGGAGTTGACCCGATTGATGGCAGGTCTGCCCGGTATGGTCTACCGAGCCTCTGCTCAACCTCCATTCGCGTTCGAACTGGTCGGTGGAGGGTATGAGCACATCCTGGGCCGTTCCTCCGACGAACTCACGAGGAAGCTGGACGTCCGCTCCAAGCTCATGTACCCCGATGACGTCGCTCGCTACCAGGCCATCGTGGAGAACGCCGTGAACCACGGTGAGACGTTTCAGATCGAGTACAGCGTCATCTACCCTGACACCACAGAACGAGTGGTGTGGGAGCAGGGCAGACCCATCCGCGCACCCGACGGATCCTGCGTCATCGAAGGAAGCATCATCGACATCGAGGGACCAGTATACGCACGGAAGGTGCAGGACGCCACGTATCGCATCTCCCAGGCGGCAGTGTCCGCTGAGAGTCTGCAGGAGCTGTATAGCCGCATCCACCACATCATTACCGAGCTGATGCCGTCCGAAAACCTGTACATCGCACTCCGGGATCCACAGACAGGGTTCATTGCATATCCCTACTATATCGACGAATGCGACGTCGTGCCTCCCGATCCACAGACAGCGGAGACGGGCCTCACGGCATACATCCTGCGCACCGGCATACCACTGCTCATGAGCGAATTCGCTGAAGCAGAGCCGGTCAAATCCGGAAGTGTTACTCCCACGGGAACACCTCCCATCAGCTGGCTCGGTGTCCCGCTGCGGCTGAAGGGAAAGCCGGTCGGCGTCCTCGCCATTCAGGTCTATCATGGCTCCTATCGATACACGGAGGATGACCGCAACGTGCTGTCGTTTGTCGGTGATCAGATTGCGGTCGCCATCGAGCGTCGACGTGCCGCAGTATCCATCCGGGAGAGCGAACTGCGCTACCGGTTGCTCTTCGAAGACGCCCCCGTCGCTCTCTGGGAGGAGGATTACTCCGAACTCAGTAAGCGTCTGAAGCAGGTGTTTCCGCCGGGAACAGGAGACATCGCCGTGTGGCTGCACTCCCACCCCGAGGTCGTCCGGGAGCTTGCATCGCTCGTCCGTGTCACCGATGTCAACCGTGCAGCCCTTAGACTCACCGGCGCCAGCCAGAAGAGCGAACTGCTTGGCTCTCTCGTGTCGAGCATGCCTGACGAGGCCCTCGAGCGCTTCGAGCTCCAACTCGTCCACATCGCCGGTGGAGACCTCTCCTTCCAATGGGAAGGGGCTGCCTCCACCGTGCAAGGGGAACCTCTCTCCATTTCGATGCACTGGATGGTCGCACCAGGCGATGAGGAGAATCTGCGCAGAGTCCTTGTCGCGATGGTCGACGTCACGGACCGTGTGGCCGCCGAGAGCTCCCTGCGGGACTCCGAGGAGCGGATGCGTGCTCTGTTCGCCGCCATGAACGACGTCATCGTCATCCTGGACCGAGGCGGCAGATGCATCGAGGTGGTTTCCACTGGGGTATCGCGGCAGTACTCAGCGGCCCGCCTCGTCGGCAGGAGTGCACGCGAGGTCTTCACTCCGGAGGCTGCCGAGGCGGTTTTCGCCCAGATTCAGCGAGCTCTTGGTGAGCACGTGACGACCGAAGTGGGGTTCACCCACAACATCTCCAGGTCTCGGCATTGGTTCGAGGTCCGCATCAGTCCGCTCTCGGAGGAGCGGGTCCTGCTGGTCGCGCATGACGCGACAGCTCGCCATGACGCACAGGAAGCAGCGCGCGCCGAGGCGTCCAAGGCCGAAACCTACTTCAACACGTCAGGGGTCATCATGGAAGTCATCGACACCGACCTCCGGCTCGTGCGCCTCAACCAGAAAGGCTATGACTTCTTCGGATACGCGCCGGACGAGATCGTGGGCAAGGACTGGTTCGACATCAAGCTGCCAAAACGCGAGCGCGACAAGATCAAAGCGTTGGTCCGCAGCGAGCTTGCAGGGCAGCCCCTCCCCGTCTCCAACGAAGGACTGGTTGTCACGCGCAGTGGCGAGGAACACATCGTCGAATGGCATGACTCCCTGCTAAAGGACCAAAACGGCCGGGTGACCGGGCTCATGTCCTCGGGCGTTGACGTTACCGAACGACGGCGTCTCGAACACGAGCTTCAGCGGATGGACAAGCTGGAGTCACTGGGCATCCTGGCAGGTGGCATCGCCCATGACTTCAACAACATGTTGACCGGTATCATCGGCAACATCAATCTGGCTCGCATCGAGGACGACACGGACCGTTCCCGCGAACTGCTGCAGGAGGCAGAGCAGGAGATCCTCCAGGCTCGCGGGCTGTCGCAGCAGCTGCTGACCTTCGCCAAGGGAGGGGCTCCCATCCGTTCCGTTCAGGACCTTGCTCACATCCTGCGGGAAGCGGTCAGCTTCGCCTTGCGCGGTTCTGATGTTTCCGCTTCGTTCGACTTGCCCACGGACCTGTGGTGGGCAAGCGTCGACAAGGGTCAGCTGTCTCAGGTCTTCTCCAACATCGTCATCAACGCTGACGAGGCGATGCCTGCTGGAGGGACGATTTCCATCGTTGCACGCAACGTCACCATAGAGGCCGGCACATACCCGGACTTGGCTCCAGGCGACTATGTCCGCATTAACCTCAGCGACACTGGCATAGGGATCGCCGAGACGGACCTTCGCAGGATCTTCGATCCGTTCTTCAGTACAAAGCGCCGTGGCAGTGGCCTTGGCCTGGCGACGTCGTATGCCGTCGTCCACAAGCATGCCGGATACATCGACGTTGCCTCGACACCAGGTGCCGGCACGACCTTCTCGATCCTCCTGCCGGCTGCCCCCGCCGGTCCATCCAGTCAGTCGTCCGAGACAGCACCCCGGTTCAGTGGACACGGCCGCGTCCTGGTCATGGACGACGAACCCACGGTGCGACAGGTGGCGGTTGCGATGCTGAAAAAACTTGGATATGAGGCCGAGGCCGTCTCTGACGGGGCCAGTGCACTTCGTGCTGATGCAGAGGCCTGTGCCGCCGGGCGTCCTTTCAGCATTATCATCATGGACCTGACGATCCCAGGTGGCATGGGAGGCGAAGAGGCGGTCGTGGCACTCCGCGGCCAGCGCACGACGGCGCGCCTCATCGCCTCGAGTGGATATGCCACCGATCCTGTCATGGCTCAGTACCGTTCCTATCAGTTCGACGCCGTCCTGGCAAAACCGTACAGCTTCGCTGAACTGACGTCGGTCCTCGCCTCTCTTTTGGATGGCAGAGGCTGAACGTCACAATAGTCGTGTGTCACTGTTCGTGCCCTGGCGATTGTGGCTCGGAGGAATACGCATGAAGGCATCTCGTCTGGCCATACTGCTCGTCCTGGCTGCAGCTCTGACAGTACTGCTGGGGATTCCACCCGATGTTGTGGCAGCGCCTCCCAGCAGCGTCCTCATCCTCAACTCCTACCACCAGGGCTACTCATGGACGGACGGTGAGGTCGCAGGGATCCGCAGTGTCCTCGACGACTCGCCGTCGAGGGTCCAGCTCTCTGCAGAGTACCTCGACTGGCACCGGTTCCCCTCACAGGAGAATCACGATCAGGTCGAGACGCTGCTGCAGACCCGCTATGGCGCCAGCAAACCCGACGTCCTGATCGTCACTGACAATCCGGCACTGGAGTTCGCACTGGACCACCGCAGCACTCTATTTGCCGGCATACCCATTGTGTTCTGCGGCATCAACAACTATGAGACGTCCTTGCTCCGGGGAGCGAACAATGTTACGGGTGTTGCCGAGGAGATCGACCCCGCGGGGACACTTGCGCTGGCGCTCAGGCTGCATAAGCGCTCCACCAGCGTCTACGTCATCACCGACTTCACTGAGACAGGAATTGCTGTTCGCCGAACTATCCAGATGGTCATCCCCGAGTTTCAGGACCGCGCTGCGTTCGCGTTCTCCCCTGATGCAACAGTCGCAGAACTCATGGACGCCGCAGCAGCACTTCCCGGAGGTACTATCATCCTGGCTGCCCCGTTCGTCCGCGACCGCGATGGCGTGTTCATAGACATGCCAGAATTCACTGCTGAGCTCGCCCGGCACACCAGTCTTCCCATCTACGGCCTCTATGAGCAGGGCCTGGGTCAGGGCATCGTCGGCGGCGTGCTCACCAGCCCTCAGCTGGGGGGTGCAACAGCGGGCGAACTCGCCGTGCGCGTCCTGGCCGGTGAGCCCGCCGGTTCAATCCCAGTGGTGACCAGGCAGTCAACGCACGCGGCGTTTGACTGGAACAGACTGGAGGCATTCGGCATCCCGGTGTCCAGCCTGCCTGTCGGGGCTACGGTGATCAACCGCCCCGTCACCATCCTGGACACCAACCGCAGGCTTGTCGTCCTTACTGCCGTGGTCATGTTGCTGCTGGTGCTGGGCATTGCCTTCCTTGGGGTCAATGACGTCCGGCGCGAACGGGCCGAGGCCAAGGCGCTTCGCCTGGCTACCGCCATCGAACAGGCCGCCGAGGCTATCGCCATCACCGATCCCGATGGCGTCGTTACGTACATCAACCCTGCATTCGAGAACGCCACCGGGTTCCCGGACGTGGACAGCACAGGACGCAACATCCGCGAACTCCTGGGCGACGAGGTTGCCGTCCCTCTCGAACGACGTGAACAGGAGAACCTGAACACCTACGACAGCTGGAAGAAGAAAATCACCAGTGTTCGCAAGGATGGCAGCCTGGTGGAACTCGACTTGACGGTCAGTCCCGTCCGTGGCCCCGGTGACGAGGTTGCCAACTACACCTACGTCGGGCGTGACATCACCCAGGAGGCTGCTCTCGAGGAGCAGTTGCGCCAGTCCCAGAAGCTGGAAGGGATCGGACTCCTGGCTGGTGGTGTCGCCCACGATTTCAACAACATCCTGACGGGCATCCTGGGATATGCCAATATGCTGGAGCCGGACGCCGCTCCCGGGAGTACCATGCAGGAGGGTCTGCATGTCATCCAGCAGGCGGCCGAGCGAGCGGCCGAGCTCACCAAGCAGCTGTTGAGCTTCGCGAGGCGGGGCAAGCGCCAGAACACTACCGTCGACCTCAACAGCACCATCCTCGAGGTCGTGTCGCTGCTTACCCGAACGGTCAACAAGAACATCAGTGTGACCGAGCACTTCGATACAGACCAGGCAACGGTCCTGGGAGACCCCGGACAACTCCAGCAGGTCGCCCTCAACCTGGCCATCAATGGGCGCGACGCGATGCCGCAGGGTGGGACCCTGACGTTCCGGACATGGTGCCAACTCTTCGACGGCGAACAGCTCATGGCACACCCCGGGGCGAAGCCAGGTATGTTTGTTGCGTTATCCGTTGCGGACACTGGTGTCGGCATCGAGAAAAAGAACCTCCGCCGCATCTTCGAGCCGTTCTTCACCACCAAGGACGCAGGAAAGGGGACCGGCATGGGACTTGCTATGGTGTACGGGATCGTGAAGGCACATCAAGGGTTCATCGACGTCGAGAGCGAAATGGGCAAGGGGGCCACGTTTACCGCGTACCTCCCGGCAACCGACCTTGTACCTGTGACTGCGCACCCTGCCGGTCTTCCACGCAAGGGACACGGACGCATCCTGGTCGTCGACGACGAAGAAGTCGTCCGCAAGCTGGCGCGCGAGATGCTGCGCCGGGCAGGGTACGACGTCGTCACCGCCGCCGGTGCCACAGAGGCAGTGACATGGTACCGTGCGCATCCCCATGAAACTGACCTCGTCATCATCGACATGGTCATGCCCGGCAAGGATGGTCAGGAATGTTTCAAAGCCCTCAGGGCCATCGACCCCGACGTGCGCGCCATCCTGTCGACGGGCTACGGTCTCGATGGACATGCGCAGGATACCCTCGATGCAGGCATGGTCGGCTACGTACAGAAACCGTATCACATGCAGGACCTCGTCACTGCAGTCGCCGACGCACTCGCGGACAGACCATCCGCCTGACGCGCCGGACCGCCCATGACCGGAAGGAGGCACCGGGTTGAGCATTCGTGACCAGCTCGTCCTCGGCAGTCCCGCTGCGATCGCGGACCGTATCATGTCGTTCCTTCGTGACCATGTGCAGCAGCGCACCAGCGACGGGGTGGTCCTTGGCCTCAGCGGTGGCATCGATTCGGCGCTGGGAGCCTGGCTGGCCGTGGGAGCGCTCGGTGCGTCCAGGGTCTCCCTTCTGTTCCTCCCGGAGCGGGACAGCAACCCCCGGAGCAAGGTTGATGCCGTCTCGGTAGCGACCGCACTTGGCGTCCCGCTGCAGACAGTCAGCATAACACCCATGCTGCGGGCTGTGGGCGCCTACCGCCTGGTTCCTCCGGCATGGCTGGTACCCCGCTCGCTTCAGGAACGGTACGTCAGACGACGCTACCAGGCACTGCAGGGTGGACAAGCGTCTGCGTTCATCAGGGTGCTCCGCGGCGGTGACGGGGTAGAGGAACTGCGCAGGGACAGCGCCTACGTCCGCGTCAAGCATCGGCTGCGCATGGCCATCTGGTACTACTGGGCCGAGATACATAATCAGCTGGTGATCGGGAACTGCAACTTGACGGAGAAGATGACTGGTTACCTCGTCCGGTATGGGGATACCGGCGCCGATGTTGAGCCCATCGCCGGCCTGTACAAGACACAGGTCCTCCAGCTTGCCCGCTTCATCGGCATCCCCGAGGCTATCGTGGCCAAAGAACCGACCGGCGACGTCGCCCCAGGCATGACGGACGAGTTCGCGCTGCAGATGCGCTACGAGCTTTTGGATCAGATCCTCTGGGGACTCCTCCATGGCATGGACCCGGCAGCCATCGAACGTGAAACTCGGGCGACAGCACAGGAAGTCGCGTACGTCCAGGATCTCCTGTGCCTCTCAGCGCCCATGCGGGAGCTTCCACCCTCGCCGGATCTCACGGGACTCGTGCCCTGACAAGCACTGCGCCCCGCACGGGACAGCGAAGCGCCTCTACCGGAACACGACGCCTACCCGCTTGACGACGATATTGCCCACCTTCGGACGCAGCAGTTTTGCTTCCACCGCCAGGTACTTCGCCCGGGCAGCCTGTTCCTCTGCCGTCACGGTCGCCTGCGTTTGTGCCGCCAGCACTGCCAGCTGCTGCTGAAGGTCGTTTACCTTCTGCTGGAGATCGCCCGCTTTCTCCCGGAACGTCTGAGCTGTTCCCCGTGTCCGAGTGCCCGCCGTGAAGCTGCGCTTGCGCCCGACCAGCAGACCCAGGAAGGCTTCGGCGGTCTGCATGGTCGCCGTAGAGCTACGGTTGCGCGCTTCCATCTGCGCAATGTTCAGTCGCTGCTGTGCCTCAGTCAGGTCATCCTGCAGCTTGCGCTGCTTCTCCTGCAGCTTGTCCTGCACCTTGCCCACGGCTCCGGTGATGTCGGGAGCGGACAGGACGCCCAGCCGCGCCATGAACTGGGCTTCGGTTTCGTTGTCCTGCTGGGAGACCTTGTACGGCTTGCTTGTCAGCAACGTGAGGGGCCGGACCTTCAGGACGTCTTTGAGCCGCGCCGTGATGGTCTTCCAAGACACGGGCTTCTGCAGGTCCGCAGGAACCTCTTCGAACAGCACGCCCTCGGGAGCCTTGTCCCACCATGTCGTGCCCTCGGGAAGCTGCTCCGCCGTGGTCCAGTCGACGGCAGGCCATTGCGAGACTGGGATGGCAAGCAGCAGATGTTCCTGCACGAATGCTCCACTCGTCTTGTCCTCGTACGCCACGTCCGCTTCGCCAAACACGTATGGGTCGAGGGTGGCCCCCGCCGGGACGGGAGCGAACTGGACCGGGACGCCGTCGGGGAACGCAGGCAGGTATCGCGACGGTCCCGACGTCGGCAACGCCTCGTGGGTGACATGCTCGAACTCAATCTTTCGTGACGCCATCAGCTGTCCGACCTGAGCCTTGGTGAGGGGTCCCCGAAGATAGCTCATCGCAAAGCGCGACTGCACGACGACATGTCTGGCGGTATGGACGTTGTGCAACAGGAACTGACGCGGCTTGAGGCTGCCAAGAACGCCGCTGAACCATGCCCTGTCGAGCGTGCCGCCTCCTTCCTGCAGGGCTCCCTCGAGGCCGCCGAGCACACGCTCGCGGTCGCCGTCCTGCTGCAGCTTGCCAATGACCCAGGTACCGGCGTTGCTGAGGCCCTTGTAGTCGATGTCCACCGGGTTCTGGGTCGCCAGCACCACGCCGAGCCCGAAGGCGCGCGCCTGCTTCATCAGCGTGAGCAGGGGCACCTTGGAGGGCGGGTTGAATGGGTACGGCGGGAAGTACCCGAACACCTCGTCGAAGTACAGCAGGGCCCGCAGAGAATCCGTCCCCTGCTGGAGACGCATCCAGGCTAGAACCTCCTGGAGCAGGAGCGTCACAAAGAACATGCGCTCGGCGTCGGACAGGTGTGAGATGGCGAAGATGCTGCAGC
This window contains:
- a CDS encoding ATP-binding protein, with the translated sequence MDEDRKTFYIGTEVDPATGQGGAPVLYPGKDLTTHGIIVGMTGSGKTGLSIDLIEEALIDGVPVIAIDPKGDLGNLLLTFPGLSAAEFQPWVDPAEAERKGLSVEQTAAVTAETWQKGLAGSGIAPERIAQLKAGADFVIFTPGSTAGIPVSVLQSFRRPAGELGDEETQEKVKGVTSALLGLVGIDADPIRSREHILISSIINDTWGKGTDLTLPDLIVQLQNPPFEKLGVFEVDTFFPPKDRLDLAMRINGLIASPSFQSWLNGAPLDVETFLRAPDGRPRCSIFAISHLSDAERMFFVTLLLQEVLAWMRLQQGTDSLRALLYFDEVFGYFPPYPFNPPSKVPLLTLMKQARAFGLGVVLATQNPVDIDYKGLSNAGTWVIGKLQQDGDRERVLGGLEGALQEGGGTLDRAWFSGVLGSLKPRQFLLHNVHTARHVVVQSRFAMSYLRGPLTKAQVGQLMASRKIEFEHVTHEALPTSGPSRYLPAFPDGVPVQFAPVPAGATLDPYVFGEADVAYEDKTSGAFVQEHLLLAIPVSQWPAVDWTTAEQLPEGTTWWDKAPEGVLFEEVPADLQKPVSWKTITARLKDVLKVRPLTLLTSKPYKVSQQDNETEAQFMARLGVLSAPDITGAVGKVQDKLQEKQRKLQDDLTEAQQRLNIAQMEARNRSSTATMQTAEAFLGLLVGRKRSFTAGTRTRGTAQTFREKAGDLQQKVNDLQQQLAVLAAQTQATVTAEEQAARAKYLAVEAKLLRPKVGNIVVKRVGVVFR
- the nadE gene encoding NAD(+) synthase, whose protein sequence is MSIRDQLVLGSPAAIADRIMSFLRDHVQQRTSDGVVLGLSGGIDSALGAWLAVGALGASRVSLLFLPERDSNPRSKVDAVSVATALGVPLQTVSITPMLRAVGAYRLVPPAWLVPRSLQERYVRRRYQALQGGQASAFIRVLRGGDGVEELRRDSAYVRVKHRLRMAIWYYWAEIHNQLVIGNCNLTEKMTGYLVRYGDTGADVEPIAGLYKTQVLQLARFIGIPEAIVAKEPTGDVAPGMTDEFALQMRYELLDQILWGLLHGMDPAAIERETRATAQEVAYVQDLLCLSAPMRELPPSPDLTGLVP